The following proteins come from a genomic window of Streptomyces sp. GS7:
- a CDS encoding alpha/beta fold hydrolase: MTATSTATSAFRAAYGQAMALWPVPVERLELAGEFGTTRVNACGPAGAPPLVLLSGGGVTSAAWYAHAAGFGRTHRVYAVDLMGAPGLSVPAGRALRTPDDLTAWLDTVLDGLGLNATALLGHSYGGWIALRYAVHAPERVARLVLLDPTQCFAGYRASYLLRAAPLFLRPGEATTRRFLAWETRGGRPLAPELVRLMGLGARDFRSAKTITGPRPDVARLGSTAPPALVLLAGRSRAHDPRQVAERAERTLAGARIETLAGVGHHAMPESEVAELDRLVTGFLAE, translated from the coding sequence CCGGTCGAACGGCTGGAGCTGGCCGGGGAGTTCGGCACCACCCGCGTCAACGCCTGCGGGCCGGCCGGCGCACCGCCGCTGGTGCTGCTCTCCGGCGGCGGCGTCACCTCGGCCGCCTGGTACGCGCATGCCGCCGGCTTCGGGCGGACGCACCGGGTGTACGCCGTGGACCTGATGGGCGCGCCGGGGCTGAGCGTGCCCGCGGGGCGGGCGCTGCGCACCCCGGACGACCTGACGGCCTGGCTGGACACCGTGCTGGACGGCCTCGGGCTCAACGCCACGGCGCTGCTGGGGCATTCGTACGGGGGCTGGATCGCGCTGCGGTACGCGGTGCACGCTCCGGAGCGGGTGGCGCGGCTGGTGCTGCTCGACCCGACGCAGTGCTTCGCGGGCTACCGGGCGTCGTATCTGCTGCGGGCCGCGCCGCTGTTCCTGCGGCCCGGTGAGGCGACCACCCGGCGGTTCCTGGCGTGGGAGACCCGGGGCGGCCGGCCTCTCGCGCCCGAGCTGGTACGGCTGATGGGGCTGGGCGCCCGGGACTTCCGGAGCGCGAAGACGATCACCGGGCCGCGTCCCGACGTGGCGCGGCTGGGCAGCACCGCCCCGCCCGCGCTGGTGCTGCTGGCGGGGCGGAGCAGGGCGCACGATCCGCGGCAGGTCGCCGAGCGGGCGGAGCGGACGCTGGCCGGCGCGCGGATCGAGACCCTGGCGGGGGTCGGGCACCACGCGATGCCGGAGAGCGAGGTGGCGGAACTCGACCGCCTCGTCACCGGCTTCCTGGCGGAGTGA
- a CDS encoding ferritin-like domain-containing protein produces MSTRELYTQDPGDSLWSVPAAGAARFSWEYDDGRDRLLALYQKGKDKQWDATLRIDWDLEVDPKDPLGTPDEAMSLYGTKYWDRMTEKDRGDLRQHYTAWQFSQFLHGEQGAMVCAARIVESVPDLDAKFYSATQTMDEARHAEIYGRFLHEKIGMLYPINDNLQALLADTLKDSRWDMPYLGMQVLIEGLALAAFGVIRDTTDKPLPKQILAYVMQDEARHVAFGRMALRDYYRQLTDAELREREEFVIEGCYLMRDRLRGVEVLENYGIPRKEAAEFTERSEFLHLFRKLLFSRIVPCVKDIGLWGERLQRAYLDMGVFEMGDANLDLLMAQDEEVAERLDAERFAAEEAARKAEVADAIAQGASATGVRPAP; encoded by the coding sequence GTGTCGACCCGAGAGCTGTACACGCAGGACCCAGGAGACTCCCTGTGGAGCGTGCCCGCCGCTGGTGCGGCCCGGTTCAGCTGGGAATACGACGACGGTCGCGACCGGCTGCTCGCCCTGTACCAGAAGGGCAAGGACAAGCAGTGGGACGCCACCCTGCGGATCGACTGGGACCTGGAGGTCGACCCCAAGGATCCGCTCGGCACCCCCGACGAGGCCATGTCGCTGTACGGCACCAAGTACTGGGACCGGATGACGGAGAAGGACCGCGGCGATCTCCGCCAGCACTACACCGCCTGGCAGTTCAGCCAGTTCCTGCACGGCGAGCAGGGCGCGATGGTGTGCGCCGCGCGGATCGTGGAGTCCGTCCCGGACCTCGACGCGAAGTTCTACTCCGCGACCCAGACCATGGACGAGGCCCGGCACGCCGAGATATACGGCCGGTTCCTCCACGAGAAGATCGGGATGCTCTACCCGATCAACGACAACCTCCAGGCGCTGCTCGCCGACACCCTCAAGGACTCCCGCTGGGACATGCCCTACCTGGGCATGCAGGTACTGATCGAGGGGCTGGCGCTGGCCGCCTTCGGCGTGATCCGCGACACCACCGACAAGCCGCTGCCGAAGCAGATCCTGGCCTACGTCATGCAGGACGAGGCGCGCCATGTCGCCTTCGGCCGGATGGCGCTGCGCGACTACTACCGGCAGCTCACCGACGCCGAACTCCGCGAGCGCGAGGAATTCGTCATCGAGGGCTGCTACTTGATGCGCGACCGGCTGCGCGGTGTGGAGGTCCTGGAGAACTACGGCATCCCGCGCAAGGAGGCCGCCGAGTTCACCGAGCGCTCCGAATTCCTGCACCTCTTCCGGAAGCTGCTGTTCAGCCGCATCGTGCCGTGTGTCAAGGACATCGGCCTGTGGGGCGAACGCCTCCAGCGCGCGTACCTGGACATGGGCGTCTTCGAGATGGGCGACGCCAACCTCGATCTGCTGATGGCGCAGGACGAGGAAGTGGCGGAGAGGCTGGACGCGGAACGGTTCGCCGCCGAGGAGGCGGCCCGCAAGGCGGAGGTCGCGGACGCCATAGCCCAGGGCGCGTCCGCGACGGGGGTCCGCCCTGCTCCTTGA